A window from Aliamphritea hakodatensis encodes these proteins:
- a CDS encoding iron-siderophore ABC transporter substrate-binding protein, with amino-acid sequence MGHSCVPLQPLRVAVLDTGELDTALALGVLPVAATTPYQVGNLPAYLPVQANSIASLGIVQEPDLERLLQLQPDLILGSKLRHGKIYQQLSAIAPTVFSESIGASWMDNLKLFASALNRTDKATQWQQQFAQQCDRVTALYARTGRPPVSVVRSMQTHIRLYLTDSFIGSILQRCSIRRPPSQNVSGFAVRLRSPGKITQLDAPLILLSEYSETQGSLIQSWQQTPFWRLLEGKLHPVNDSYWMLGIGPIAAKNVLNDLQNILETYAVN; translated from the coding sequence ATGGGACACAGCTGTGTCCCGTTGCAGCCACTCAGAGTCGCGGTGCTGGATACCGGCGAGCTGGACACCGCTCTGGCGCTTGGCGTTTTACCGGTTGCTGCAACCACACCCTATCAGGTGGGTAATCTGCCCGCATACCTGCCTGTTCAGGCTAACAGCATTGCCTCGCTGGGCATTGTTCAGGAACCGGATCTGGAACGCCTTTTACAGCTACAGCCGGATCTGATTCTCGGCAGCAAATTGCGCCACGGCAAAATCTATCAGCAACTCTCCGCCATCGCGCCAACAGTATTCAGTGAATCCATAGGCGCCAGCTGGATGGATAATCTGAAGCTGTTTGCCAGCGCACTGAACCGCACAGATAAAGCCACACAATGGCAGCAACAGTTTGCACAGCAATGCGACCGGGTGACCGCACTCTATGCGCGCACCGGACGTCCTCCGGTCTCAGTTGTCCGCTCCATGCAAACCCATATACGCCTGTATCTTACTGATTCCTTTATTGGCTCCATTCTGCAGCGCTGTAGCATCAGACGGCCGCCATCCCAGAACGTCTCTGGCTTTGCTGTACGGCTACGGTCCCCCGGAAAAATTACCCAGCTGGATGCCCCCCTGATTCTGCTGAGTGAATACTCCGAAACTCAGGGATCACTCATTCAAAGCTGGCAGCAAACACCTTTCTGGAGATTACTTGAAGGTAAATTACACCCGGTGAACGACAGTTACTGGATGCTGGGCATCGGCCCGATCGCGGCAAAAAACGTTCTCAATGACCTTCAGAACATTCTGGAAACCTATGCAGTTAACTGA
- a CDS encoding FecCD family ABC transporter permease produces the protein MQLTEKHLPVRLITGIAIALALLPAALVTGDSGPTPEQLWQWLLPSGNADPVATLIITELRIPRLQTAILTGAALGCAGCLLQRLTRNSLASPGLIGLNQGAALALALLLISPLPFSPVLSFIAAFSGATLAMLAVFVIVRLATGALATDSLLLFGALISTLFAALTSLALILDQHALDAIRFWLAGSLSGVNPQTLPWLAAQVIAGILLAFSLCRPLQLLETGQETARGLGANPTHILLLVSATVLLLTAAAVAVCGPIMFIGLVVPHLARLWLSEQLSWHLTGSIVLGALLLLLADTGVQWLDASDRLPPSTVLAAVGVPWFIWQIRQKYRVS, from the coding sequence ATGCAGTTAACTGAAAAACACCTGCCGGTTCGGCTGATAACCGGCATCGCCATTGCGCTGGCTCTGCTACCGGCAGCATTAGTTACCGGTGACAGCGGCCCCACACCGGAGCAGTTATGGCAGTGGCTGCTGCCTTCAGGAAATGCCGATCCGGTGGCCACTCTGATCATTACCGAATTACGCATACCGCGTCTTCAGACAGCTATCCTGACCGGGGCTGCGCTCGGCTGCGCCGGCTGTCTGCTGCAACGCCTGACACGCAATTCACTGGCCAGCCCCGGCCTGATAGGGCTCAATCAGGGGGCCGCGCTGGCGTTGGCACTCCTGCTGATTTCACCGCTACCGTTCAGCCCGGTGCTGAGTTTCATTGCCGCATTTTCAGGTGCCACGCTGGCAATGCTGGCAGTCTTTGTCATTGTCCGGCTGGCAACCGGTGCCCTGGCAACCGACAGCCTTTTATTGTTTGGCGCCCTGATCAGCACGTTATTCGCCGCGCTGACCAGCCTGGCGCTCATACTTGATCAGCACGCACTGGATGCGATCCGTTTCTGGCTGGCCGGATCACTCTCAGGGGTTAACCCACAAACCCTTCCCTGGCTGGCTGCTCAGGTTATCGCGGGCATCCTGCTGGCGTTCAGCCTGTGCCGGCCATTACAGCTGTTAGAAACCGGGCAGGAAACCGCCCGGGGGCTGGGAGCCAATCCCACCCACATTCTGCTGCTGGTCAGTGCCACCGTCCTCCTGCTGACCGCAGCGGCTGTCGCGGTATGCGGTCCGATAATGTTTATCGGCCTTGTCGTGCCACATCTGGCCCGGCTCTGGCTGTCAGAACAACTGAGCTGGCATCTCACCGGCAGTATCGTACTGGGAGCTCTGCTGCTGTTACTTGCCGATACCGGCGTGCAATGGCTGGATGCCAGTGACCGCTTACCGCCAAGCACCGTTCTGGCAGCGGTTGGCGTGCCATGGTTTATCTGGCAAATCCGGCAAAAGTACCGGGTATCATAA
- a CDS encoding FecCD family ABC transporter permease translates to MTVVTRSPYLILLPAVTVLCLLNGSNSSWQMLTDTLQWDIFSQTVLELRLPRVLVAALVGAGLGIAGLLLQTVSGNQLADPGIIGINQGAALAVISTVIWQPQVNGLLLPLTGLGGGVLTALTLWWLCRGMAPIALILTGIGLSTLLSALTGCLLVFTETQRLATVMTWLAGSFSSTDAQTLSVSFFWSLLLLPVAYIICRQITPMLLDNDSARMLGSRTPFIEGAALLTACALCAIAVAAAGTLSFAGLLAPHIARKLHPPQPAKLALPTLCYGAVLTMLADTLGRTLFAPVQIPAGLMLALGGVPVFILILLWQQRILRH, encoded by the coding sequence ATGACTGTCGTAACACGTTCACCTTATCTGATACTCCTGCCGGCGGTAACGGTTCTGTGTTTACTGAACGGGAGTAACTCATCCTGGCAAATGCTGACCGACACCCTGCAATGGGACATATTCAGCCAGACAGTGCTGGAGCTGCGTCTCCCCCGGGTACTGGTTGCGGCTCTGGTCGGCGCGGGTCTGGGCATTGCAGGGCTGCTTTTACAAACCGTTTCCGGTAATCAGCTGGCTGATCCGGGCATTATTGGCATCAATCAGGGGGCAGCACTGGCCGTCATCAGTACTGTCATCTGGCAACCGCAAGTGAACGGACTCTTACTGCCCCTGACCGGACTGGGCGGCGGTGTGTTAACCGCGCTCACCCTGTGGTGGCTGTGCCGCGGTATGGCTCCCATTGCCCTGATTCTGACGGGCATAGGATTAAGCACCCTGCTGAGTGCTCTGACGGGCTGCCTGCTGGTATTCACAGAAACCCAGCGTCTGGCCACGGTCATGACCTGGCTGGCTGGCAGCTTCAGCAGCACCGATGCTCAGACCCTGTCGGTCAGTTTTTTCTGGAGCCTCCTGCTGCTGCCTGTGGCCTATATAATCTGCCGTCAGATCACTCCGATGTTACTCGACAATGACAGCGCCCGAATGCTGGGCAGCAGAACCCCTTTTATAGAAGGCGCGGCATTGCTGACTGCCTGTGCCCTTTGTGCCATTGCCGTGGCTGCTGCCGGCACACTGAGCTTCGCAGGCCTGCTGGCCCCGCATATTGCCCGAAAACTCCACCCTCCCCAGCCGGCAAAACTGGCACTGCCAACCCTCTGCTACGGTGCGGTACTGACCATGCTTGCCGATACGCTCGGCCGAACCCTGTTCGCGCCGGTACAGATACCGGCGGGTCTTATGCTGGCACTGGGTGGCGTCCCTGTTTTTATTCTGATCCTGCTGTGGCAGCAACGTATCCTGAGACACTGA
- a CDS encoding ABC transporter ATP-binding protein, producing the protein MTETAIRSNCLRAGYSQTTLINESQIRIPKGQITVLLGANGCGKSTLLRTLAGLHPKQAGEIWIGNQTLESIPLKQLAQMMAFLPQHPAAPETLTVSELVMLGRYPYRRSFLPPTEADKQAVLKALADTDLEVLADRSLGSLSGGQRQRAWLAMVLAQDTDILMLDEPTSYLDLSHQYELLNLIRKLNRHHRKTILVVLHELNQAFEFADQLIFMKAGKIIAQGSPGETVSEALISRTFNLRCQIHPHPEAGCPLIIPLEGKYADNRP; encoded by the coding sequence ATGACTGAAACCGCCATCCGCAGCAACTGTCTGCGAGCAGGCTACAGCCAAACAACACTGATTAACGAATCACAGATCCGGATACCAAAAGGACAGATAACGGTATTGCTGGGCGCCAACGGCTGCGGTAAATCGACCCTGCTGCGTACCCTTGCCGGCCTGCACCCGAAACAAGCCGGTGAGATATGGATAGGCAACCAGACACTGGAGTCAATTCCGCTAAAACAACTTGCTCAGATGATGGCATTTTTGCCACAGCACCCTGCCGCGCCGGAGACACTCACCGTCAGCGAACTGGTTATGCTTGGCCGGTACCCGTACCGGCGGAGTTTTCTGCCGCCGACAGAAGCTGATAAGCAAGCTGTCCTTAAAGCACTGGCTGATACCGATCTGGAAGTATTGGCAGACAGATCTCTGGGCAGTCTGTCCGGTGGCCAGCGCCAACGGGCGTGGCTGGCGATGGTGCTGGCTCAGGATACAGATATCCTCATGCTGGATGAACCCACCAGCTATCTGGACCTGAGCCATCAGTATGAGCTGCTTAACCTGATCAGAAAACTCAACAGACACCATCGGAAAACCATCCTTGTGGTGCTCCATGAGCTTAATCAGGCATTCGAATTTGCCGATCAGCTGATTTTCATGAAAGCCGGTAAAATCATCGCTCAGGGCAGCCCGGGTGAAACCGTTTCAGAAGCACTGATCAGCCGGACATTTAACCTTCGCTGTCAGATACACCCCCACCCGGAAGCAGGCTGTCCGCTGATCATTCCGCTTGAAGGGAAATATGCTGATAACCGTCCCTGA
- the phnX gene encoding phosphonoacetaldehyde hydrolase, with translation MYRYSRQYTGPVQAIIMDWAGTTVDFGSRAPIEGFQRLFASRGIELSEAEARGPMGTEKREHIRQLCELSRIREAWKVQFGKLPDSHDIDAMFDDFVPLQIEAIAAASDLIPGVTELLAWAKRRDIRIGANTGYAESMVAGLLERAAKQGYRPESMVCATQVSKGRPYPYMSLLNVMELGVKNLAACVKIDDTQPGIEEGLNAGMWTIALACSGNEVGLSLEAWQALTADEQEVYRQPACEKFHRGGAHYVVDTIADAVTCLEDISRRLASGEQP, from the coding sequence ATGTACCGTTATTCCCGCCAGTATACCGGACCGGTTCAGGCCATTATTATGGACTGGGCAGGCACCACTGTCGATTTTGGCTCACGGGCACCGATTGAAGGTTTTCAGCGTTTATTTGCCAGCCGTGGTATTGAACTGAGCGAAGCGGAAGCACGGGGGCCAATGGGGACTGAGAAGCGGGAACATATCCGTCAGCTGTGTGAGTTGTCCCGTATCCGTGAGGCCTGGAAGGTGCAATTCGGTAAACTGCCGGACAGCCATGATATCGATGCGATGTTCGACGATTTCGTGCCGCTGCAGATTGAAGCCATTGCCGCAGCTTCAGACCTGATTCCCGGCGTTACTGAGTTGCTTGCATGGGCGAAGCGGCGGGATATCCGCATCGGTGCCAACACCGGTTACGCAGAGTCTATGGTGGCGGGGCTGTTGGAGCGCGCTGCGAAGCAGGGCTACCGTCCGGAAAGTATGGTGTGTGCCACACAGGTCAGCAAAGGCCGGCCCTATCCCTATATGAGCCTGCTTAACGTCATGGAACTGGGGGTTAAGAATCTGGCCGCCTGCGTCAAAATTGATGATACCCAGCCGGGCATCGAAGAAGGCCTGAATGCCGGTATGTGGACCATTGCGCTGGCCTGCAGCGGCAATGAAGTGGGGCTGAGCCTTGAAGCATGGCAGGCTCTGACGGCGGATGAACAGGAAGTGTACCGTCAGCCGGCCTGCGAAAAATTCCACAGAGGTGGCGCCCATTATGTGGTGGATACCATCGCCGATGCGGTGACCTGCCTTGAAGATATCAGCCGCCGTCTGGCGTCGGGAGAACAGCCTTGA
- a CDS encoding putative 2-aminoethylphosphonate ABC transporter permease subunit, which produces MSTIAARRLVPVWNTEAFVQRALLLLGVVFLILGLLAPLSTMLLKSLQDQAGNYIGLANYAEYFTNPALFGSIINSLIIACWTTVIVVTCAFVTAYALTRSGMAGKKGFRLISSLPLFAPSLLPALSMIYLFGNQGILKDWLPVDSIYGPVGIVMGLCFWIFPHALMILITALSNSDARLYEAAKALKTPGWRVFLTITLPGVRYGLVNTVFVCFTLAITDFGVAKVIGGQYNVLATDIYKQVVGQQNFQMGAVVSMILLLPAILSFWIERRVQKRQTAQVSARAVAIQPESQPLRDRLLMLFCGAIAAFLLLVIGMAIYASLITFWPYNLTLSLDNYQFDMMDGGGWESYFNSLRMAFWVAITGTAVIFMLAYLNEKIKALPLLRKTMQFLAMLPMAVPGMVLGLSYIFFFNSPTNPLNFMYGTLAILVLNTLVHFYTVCHLTASTSLKQIDGEFESVSASLKVPFYTTFRRVTLPLCLPAVLDISVYLFVNAMTTVSAVVFLYSAETTLASVAVINMDEAGDTAPAAAMAVLLMFTALGIKSCHWFISKELLSRSQRWRYA; this is translated from the coding sequence ATGAGTACCATTGCTGCCCGCCGGTTAGTGCCTGTCTGGAATACTGAAGCGTTCGTCCAAAGGGCTTTGCTGTTGCTGGGTGTAGTGTTTCTGATTCTCGGTTTACTGGCGCCGCTGAGCACCATGTTGCTGAAGAGCTTGCAGGATCAGGCCGGTAATTACATTGGACTGGCGAACTACGCGGAGTATTTCACCAATCCGGCGTTGTTTGGCTCGATCATTAACTCGCTGATCATTGCCTGCTGGACCACAGTAATCGTGGTGACCTGTGCCTTTGTGACTGCCTATGCGCTGACCCGCAGCGGAATGGCCGGTAAAAAAGGTTTCCGGCTGATCAGCAGCCTGCCGTTATTTGCCCCTTCACTGCTACCCGCCCTGAGCATGATCTATCTGTTTGGTAATCAGGGCATTCTTAAAGACTGGTTGCCGGTAGATTCCATCTATGGCCCGGTGGGTATCGTCATGGGGTTATGTTTCTGGATCTTTCCCCATGCCCTGATGATTCTGATCACCGCGCTGTCGAACAGTGATGCCCGCCTGTACGAAGCGGCCAAAGCACTGAAAACACCGGGCTGGCGGGTCTTTCTGACCATCACTTTACCCGGTGTGCGGTACGGGCTGGTGAATACCGTATTTGTCTGTTTCACCCTGGCAATTACCGATTTTGGTGTCGCCAAGGTCATCGGTGGCCAGTACAACGTGCTGGCAACGGATATCTATAAGCAGGTGGTGGGCCAGCAGAATTTCCAGATGGGGGCGGTGGTCAGCATGATTCTGCTGTTGCCGGCCATTCTGTCATTCTGGATTGAACGCCGGGTGCAGAAACGCCAGACCGCGCAGGTAAGCGCCCGTGCCGTCGCTATTCAGCCAGAGTCTCAGCCGTTAAGGGACAGGCTGCTGATGCTGTTCTGTGGTGCTATCGCGGCATTTCTCCTGCTGGTGATTGGCATGGCAATATACGCATCACTGATTACATTCTGGCCGTACAATCTGACCCTGTCACTGGATAATTATCAGTTCGATATGATGGATGGCGGGGGCTGGGAGTCATACTTTAATTCCCTGCGGATGGCGTTCTGGGTGGCGATTACCGGCACGGCAGTCATCTTCATGCTGGCGTATCTGAACGAGAAAATTAAAGCCTTACCCCTGTTACGCAAAACCATGCAGTTTCTGGCGATGCTGCCCATGGCTGTACCGGGCATGGTGCTGGGATTGTCGTATATATTCTTTTTTAATTCGCCGACTAATCCGCTGAACTTTATGTACGGCACACTGGCGATTCTGGTGCTCAATACACTGGTGCATTTCTACACCGTGTGCCACCTCACGGCCAGTACCAGCCTGAAGCAGATTGACGGTGAGTTTGAATCGGTATCCGCCTCGCTGAAAGTGCCTTTTTACACCACGTTCCGCCGGGTAACCCTGCCGTTATGTCTGCCTGCAGTGCTGGATATTTCGGTGTATCTGTTTGTGAATGCCATGACCACAGTGTCGGCGGTGGTGTTTTTGTATTCCGCAGAGACCACGCTGGCCTCGGTGGCGGTGATTAATATGGATGAAGCGGGGGATACAGCACCGGCAGCGGCAATGGCCGTATTACTGATGTTTACTGCGCTGGGGATAAAAAGCTGCCACTGGTTTATCAGTAAGGAGCTGCTGTCCCGCAGCCAGCGCTGGCGCTACGCTTAA
- a CDS encoding putative 2-aminoethylphosphonate ABC transporter ATP-binding protein, with product MSAAPYLNIHQLEKRFGEFIALQDISLEIKEGEFVCFLGPSGCGKTTLLRTIAGLEQAQQGNIVQAGKDITSLPPQQRDFGIVFQSYALFPNLTVSDNIAYGLVNNKLSRQNRTARVNDLLEQIDLPGIGEKYPGQLSGGQQQRVALARALAIQPGLLLLDEPLSALDARVRLHLRKEICELQRALGITTIMVTHDQDEALTMADRIVVMDHGTIAQVGTPEDIYRHPATAFVARFIGSMNLLPGRVLEGHNLLIGDTELSLPLMLDQNVEEGLLGFRPEMIRVLQGPEEVKADTLLLQGDVTQVNFMGAFVRLVVTIARDTDIEVDMPVQQHALHTPAVGERLQMAIEADNLHFYPEPPTAEPPRVSIRQPQPAASHEPVLDDIIDSVMEAQA from the coding sequence ATGTCTGCTGCCCCGTATTTAAACATTCATCAACTGGAAAAGCGCTTTGGCGAATTCATCGCCCTGCAGGATATCTCGTTAGAGATTAAGGAAGGGGAATTTGTCTGCTTTCTCGGGCCGTCCGGTTGTGGCAAAACCACATTGTTGCGGACCATCGCCGGTCTGGAGCAGGCGCAGCAGGGGAACATTGTTCAGGCGGGTAAAGATATTACTTCCCTGCCACCTCAGCAGCGTGACTTCGGCATTGTGTTTCAGTCCTACGCATTATTTCCGAACCTGACCGTCAGCGATAACATTGCCTATGGTCTGGTGAATAACAAACTCAGCCGGCAGAACCGCACAGCGCGGGTGAACGACCTGCTGGAACAGATTGATCTGCCGGGCATTGGCGAGAAATATCCGGGGCAGCTATCCGGCGGTCAGCAGCAACGGGTTGCACTGGCGCGGGCGCTGGCGATTCAGCCGGGGCTGTTATTGCTGGATGAGCCTCTGTCGGCGCTGGATGCCCGGGTACGGTTGCACCTGCGTAAAGAAATCTGTGAATTGCAGCGGGCGCTGGGCATTACCACCATCATGGTCACCCATGACCAGGATGAAGCCCTGACCATGGCTGACCGTATCGTGGTGATGGATCACGGCACTATTGCACAGGTTGGCACGCCGGAAGACATATACCGGCACCCGGCCACTGCCTTCGTAGCACGTTTTATTGGCAGTATGAATCTGCTGCCGGGCCGGGTACTGGAAGGGCATAACCTGCTGATCGGTGATACGGAACTGTCTCTGCCGCTGATGCTTGATCAGAACGTGGAAGAGGGCTTACTGGGTTTCCGTCCGGAAATGATCCGCGTGTTACAGGGCCCTGAAGAAGTCAAAGCCGATACGCTGTTGTTACAGGGGGATGTTACCCAGGTGAACTTTATGGGGGCCTTTGTGCGGCTGGTGGTGACCATCGCCCGGGATACCGACATTGAAGTGGATATGCCGGTACAGCAACACGCCTTACATACCCCCGCCGTGGGTGAACGCCTGCAAATGGCAATTGAAGCGGACAATCTGCATTTTTATCCTGAACCTCCGACGGCTGAACCACCCCGGGTCAGCATCCGTCAGCCACAGCCTGCTGCCAGTCATGAACCGGTACTGGATGACATAATCGACAGCGTGATGGAGGCGCAGGCATGA
- a CDS encoding putative 2-aminoethylphosphonate ABC transporter substrate-binding protein, translated as MKLMAKVRVLAAALGMGAALQAQAQTDLTVYTALEADQLKSYAKAFEKNNPEVKIRWVRDSTGIITARLLAEKENPQADVVLGLAATSLLVLKDQGMLQSYKPAGVEKLSKKFVDADATPSWVGMDAWVASICYNTVEAEKLNLPKPASWQDLTRPEYKGHVIMPNPNSSGTGFLDVSSWLQSFGEEQGWAFMDKLHTNIDRYTHSGSKPCKLAAAGETAIGISFAYRGAKLVNKGAPIDVIFPTEGLGWDMEAAAIVKGTDKLNAAKTLMDWAVTRPANELYNESYAVVAMPGVAKPIKNYPADIADRMISNDFQWSAVNRARILKEWQQRYDSKSEPKK; from the coding sequence ATGAAACTGATGGCGAAAGTCCGTGTATTGGCGGCTGCACTGGGAATGGGCGCTGCACTGCAGGCTCAGGCACAAACCGATCTGACTGTATATACGGCACTGGAAGCCGATCAGCTGAAAAGCTATGCCAAAGCCTTTGAGAAAAATAACCCGGAGGTGAAGATCCGCTGGGTGCGCGATTCCACCGGTATTATCACCGCCCGTTTGCTGGCTGAAAAAGAAAACCCACAGGCCGACGTGGTACTGGGTCTGGCGGCGACCAGCCTGCTGGTGCTGAAAGATCAGGGGATGCTGCAGAGCTATAAGCCTGCCGGCGTTGAAAAACTGAGCAAGAAGTTTGTTGATGCCGATGCGACACCTTCATGGGTGGGGATGGACGCCTGGGTTGCTTCTATCTGTTACAACACGGTTGAAGCTGAGAAGCTGAACCTGCCTAAGCCTGCCAGTTGGCAGGATCTTACCCGGCCGGAATATAAAGGCCATGTGATCATGCCAAATCCGAACTCTTCCGGTACCGGCTTCCTGGACGTATCCAGCTGGCTGCAAAGCTTCGGTGAAGAGCAGGGCTGGGCCTTCATGGACAAGTTACACACCAACATCGACCGTTACACCCACTCCGGTTCCAAGCCTTGTAAGCTGGCGGCTGCCGGCGAGACGGCCATTGGTATTTCCTTCGCTTACCGCGGTGCCAAGCTGGTAAACAAAGGCGCGCCGATTGATGTGATTTTTCCGACTGAAGGACTGGGCTGGGACATGGAAGCCGCGGCGATTGTTAAAGGCACTGACAAGCTGAACGCTGCTAAAACCCTGATGGACTGGGCGGTTACCCGTCCGGCAAACGAGTTGTATAACGAAAGCTACGCTGTGGTTGCTATGCCAGGCGTTGCCAAGCCAATCAAAAACTACCCGGCCGATATTGCTGACCGCATGATCAGCAACGATTTCCAGTGGTCTGCTGTCAACCGCGCACGCATCCTGAAAGAGTGGCAACAGCGTTACGACAGCAAGAGCGAACCTAAGAAGTAA
- a CDS encoding phytanoyl-CoA dioxygenase family protein, whose amino-acid sequence MSAFNKDRFMRQGYIVLEQGLNTGDMQMLEAASADLYGHSGQLLGQIQQSGESLNDFYQQNLAELIVVPEIDDPLKVCRYEYIKGYNPVIREQLVPKLQGFIKALTGDDFVLFKDKCNAKNPGGGAFEPHQDVIAYNHLKPNFHVTVAIFLDEATLENGCLYFPENYRRDLEGHDYALQTTPNGELPILPSYDGGSSHGAIQQEVVDRIKWQPVEAKPGDVVIFDSYVPHYSEKNASEKSRRAMFYTFNAQHFGDFYDAYYDMKHREFDNPSFHVATPTAHSKSAL is encoded by the coding sequence ATGTCTGCATTTAATAAAGACCGTTTTATGCGTCAGGGCTATATTGTGCTGGAACAGGGGCTGAATACCGGGGATATGCAGATGCTGGAAGCCGCCAGTGCTGACCTGTACGGTCATTCCGGTCAGTTGCTGGGACAGATACAGCAAAGCGGTGAAAGCCTGAATGACTTCTATCAGCAGAACCTTGCTGAGCTGATCGTTGTGCCTGAAATTGATGATCCGCTAAAGGTATGCCGCTACGAATATATTAAAGGCTATAACCCGGTTATCCGTGAGCAACTGGTGCCTAAGTTACAGGGGTTTATTAAAGCCCTGACCGGCGATGACTTCGTGTTGTTTAAAGATAAGTGCAACGCTAAAAATCCGGGCGGCGGCGCGTTCGAACCCCATCAGGATGTGATTGCCTACAATCACCTCAAACCTAATTTCCATGTGACCGTGGCGATCTTTCTGGATGAAGCAACCCTGGAAAACGGTTGTCTGTACTTCCCGGAAAATTACCGTCGGGATCTGGAAGGCCATGATTATGCATTACAGACTACACCGAACGGTGAATTGCCGATCCTGCCCAGCTATGACGGCGGCAGCAGCCACGGTGCGATTCAGCAGGAGGTGGTCGACCGGATTAAGTGGCAGCCGGTTGAAGCAAAACCCGGTGATGTGGTGATTTTCGATTCCTACGTACCCCATTATTCTGAGAAAAATGCTTCGGAAAAATCCCGCCGGGCGATGTTCTACACCTTTAATGCGCAGCATTTCGGCGATTTCTATGATGCGTACTACGACATGAAACACCGGGAGTTTGATAACCCGAGTTTTCACGTAGCCACACCTACCGCTCACAGTAAGTCTGCGCTGTAA
- a CDS encoding HD domain-containing protein — MYPIVKHITDLFAAEGNQTYGEDITQTEHAVQCAELAVRAGESDELVTAALLHDIGHLLAATDLAYGNYKHDAVGAEFLADYFSPAVTEPIRLHAQAKRYLCSVEQGYLEGLSAASLDSFHHQGGLMTPEERDAFLAETYSESAIKLRRWDDEGKIQELSLQPFTHYLPQLQASTQRMEQGA, encoded by the coding sequence ATGTATCCAATCGTTAAACACATTACAGATTTGTTTGCTGCCGAAGGCAACCAGACCTACGGCGAAGACATTACACAAACCGAACATGCTGTGCAGTGTGCTGAGCTGGCGGTACGTGCCGGTGAATCTGATGAGCTGGTAACGGCAGCACTGTTACATGACATCGGACATTTGCTGGCAGCCACCGATCTTGCTTACGGCAATTACAAGCACGATGCCGTGGGGGCTGAGTTTCTGGCGGACTACTTCTCACCGGCAGTGACCGAGCCGATCCGTTTACATGCGCAGGCGAAGCGCTATTTGTGTTCGGTGGAGCAGGGCTATCTGGAAGGCCTGTCTGCAGCATCACTGGATTCATTCCACCATCAGGGCGGCCTGATGACCCCTGAAGAGCGGGATGCTTTTCTGGCTGAAACCTATTCTGAGTCTGCCATTAAACTGCGTCGCTGGGACGACGAAGGTAAGATTCAGGAGCTGAGCCTGCAGCCGTTTACACACTACCTGCCGCAGCTGCAGGCCAGCACTCAGCGAATGGAACAGGGGGCCTGA
- a CDS encoding HAD family hydrolase gives MALRIFDLDETLTCCDTSSLFCEYLKDTGLVTDPEFIAEEERLMEQYTQGCMSVHEYIAFQVKPLAHMSVAEIDHLTESFVAEVIVAKIYPQAKTLLKELRSAGHRLVIVSATAAFIVRAVAKQLAVEDVLAIELVTENNRYTGEVDGVPTYQEGKVTRLHAWLEAEQESLEGAAFYSDSMNDLPLLEVVEQPVATNPDPRLAVIAGERNWPQLNWTI, from the coding sequence ATGGCGTTACGCATTTTTGACCTGGACGAAACACTGACCTGTTGCGATACCTCTTCGCTGTTTTGTGAATATCTGAAGGATACCGGTCTGGTGACTGATCCTGAATTTATAGCAGAAGAAGAACGGCTGATGGAGCAGTACACACAAGGGTGTATGTCGGTGCATGAATACATTGCGTTTCAGGTAAAGCCGCTGGCGCATATGAGTGTGGCGGAGATCGATCATCTCACTGAGAGTTTTGTCGCTGAAGTGATCGTGGCGAAGATTTATCCCCAGGCAAAGACATTGCTGAAGGAGCTGCGCAGTGCCGGTCACCGGTTAGTGATTGTCTCGGCGACAGCAGCCTTCATTGTACGGGCGGTGGCGAAGCAACTGGCTGTGGAAGATGTGCTGGCGATCGAGCTGGTGACGGAGAACAACCGTTATACCGGTGAGGTCGACGGGGTGCCAACCTATCAGGAGGGCAAAGTTACCCGGCTGCATGCATGGCTTGAAGCGGAGCAGGAGTCGTTGGAAGGCGCGGCGTTTTACAGCGATTCCATGAATGATCTGCCCTTGCTGGAAGTGGTGGAACAGCCCGTGGCGACCAACCCTGATCCGCGCCTGGCAGTAATCGCCGGAGAGCGCAACTGGCCACAACTTAACTGGACCATTTAG